Proteins from one Legionella taurinensis genomic window:
- the hemL gene encoding glutamate-1-semialdehyde 2,1-aminomutase, translated as MSYSHELFSQAQAVIPGGVNSPVRAFKGVGGEPIFFKQGKGAYLVDVDDRHYIDYVGSWGPLILGHCFPSVVDAVSNVLHNGMSFGAPTELEVRLAEKIIQLMPAIEKVRMVNSGTEATMTAIRLARGYTGKNKIIKFNGCYHGHNDSLLVKAGSGLLTLGIPATPGIPPSITEHTLTADFNDLEQTARLMEQFSGDVAAIILEPVAGNMGFVLPKPDFLQGLRALCDTYNTVLIFDEVMTGFRVGLGGAQQVFKITPDLTTLGKVIGGGMPVGAIGGKADIMSHLAPQGPVYQAGTLSGNPLAMAAGLATLEEIAKPGFYEKLSLTTSQLVKGLQDITTDLGIPFFAASLGGMFGFCFNGKQSIDNYTDVAASNEALFKRFFHGMLQKGIYFAPSMYEAGFVSSAHAEEELRLTHLAAETVLAECMKTTV; from the coding sequence ATGAGCTATTCACATGAATTATTTTCACAGGCCCAGGCCGTTATTCCTGGCGGCGTTAATTCACCCGTGCGTGCGTTTAAAGGCGTTGGCGGTGAGCCCATTTTCTTTAAGCAGGGCAAAGGCGCTTACCTGGTGGATGTCGATGACCGCCACTACATTGATTATGTGGGCTCATGGGGGCCTTTAATTCTTGGCCATTGCTTCCCCTCGGTCGTTGATGCCGTTTCGAACGTGCTTCATAACGGCATGAGTTTTGGTGCGCCCACCGAGCTGGAGGTGCGGCTTGCGGAAAAGATCATTCAATTGATGCCAGCCATTGAGAAAGTACGCATGGTGAATTCCGGCACGGAGGCAACCATGACCGCCATCCGTTTAGCCAGAGGGTATACTGGCAAAAACAAAATCATTAAATTTAATGGGTGCTATCATGGTCATAATGACAGCCTACTGGTTAAAGCCGGTTCAGGCTTATTGACGCTTGGAATCCCCGCCACCCCCGGGATTCCGCCAAGCATCACCGAACACACGTTAACGGCTGATTTTAACGATCTTGAACAGACTGCCCGCCTGATGGAGCAATTTTCTGGCGATGTGGCCGCAATTATTCTTGAGCCTGTGGCGGGTAACATGGGCTTCGTCCTGCCAAAACCTGATTTTTTGCAGGGTTTACGCGCGCTGTGTGACACTTATAACACGGTGCTTATTTTTGATGAGGTGATGACCGGATTTCGGGTCGGGTTGGGCGGGGCTCAGCAGGTTTTCAAAATAACCCCGGATTTGACCACGCTGGGTAAAGTCATCGGCGGTGGAATGCCTGTCGGTGCTATCGGTGGTAAAGCGGACATTATGTCGCATTTAGCGCCGCAGGGGCCGGTTTATCAGGCCGGGACTTTATCCGGCAATCCTTTGGCCATGGCCGCGGGTCTTGCCACACTTGAGGAAATCGCCAAACCGGGTTTTTACGAGAAATTAAGCCTGACCACCAGCCAACTCGTTAAAGGCTTGCAGGACATTACCACCGATTTGGGGATCCCGTTCTTTGCAGCCTCATTAGGGGGCATGTTTGGTTTTTGTTTCAATGGCAAACAATCCATCGATAATTACACCGACGTCGCGGCTTCCAATGAAGCGCTGTTTAAACGATTTTTCCATGGCATGCTGCAAAAGGGGATTTATTTTGCTCCTTCCATGTACGAGGCCGGCTTTGTGTCCAGTGCGCACGCAGAAGAGGAACTACGATTGACGCATTTGGCTGCGGAAACCGTGCTGGCTGAGTGCATGAAAACGACTGTTTAA
- a CDS encoding PhzF family phenazine biosynthesis protein: MQSMEIFQIDAFTDKVFHGNPAAVCLLSEWLNDELMQAIAVENNLSETAFVIRDHEGFRIRWFTPRGEISLCGHATLAAGFALFELGYADGEHIEFKSLSGLLSVRKRGNRYVLDFPRLHYKAFDKPALLLALVDEPLLEMYESDLDYLAVLDNEAQVLKASVNLTELVKLPKRGLILTAPGVEVDFYSRCFYPKHNIPEDPVTGSAHCVLTPFWTERLQKQSLKAVQGSFRKGELSCEMQNERVYISGNCRWYSKGQLVI, translated from the coding sequence ATGCAAAGTATGGAAATTTTCCAGATCGATGCGTTTACTGATAAAGTCTTCCATGGCAATCCCGCCGCGGTATGCCTGTTGAGCGAATGGCTGAATGACGAACTGATGCAGGCCATAGCGGTTGAAAATAATTTGTCAGAAACCGCTTTCGTTATCCGCGATCACGAAGGGTTCCGTATCCGCTGGTTTACGCCCCGGGGTGAAATCAGTTTGTGCGGACACGCCACGCTGGCCGCTGGATTTGCCCTGTTTGAGCTGGGATACGCCGATGGGGAACACATTGAGTTCAAAAGTTTAAGCGGTTTGCTCAGTGTACGCAAACGGGGTAATCGCTATGTCCTGGATTTTCCAAGGCTCCATTACAAAGCCTTTGATAAACCGGCCTTGCTGCTTGCCCTGGTGGACGAGCCGCTGCTGGAAATGTATGAAAGTGACCTTGATTACCTGGCTGTCCTTGACAACGAGGCGCAGGTGCTAAAGGCGTCCGTGAATCTGACTGAACTTGTCAAATTGCCTAAAAGAGGATTGATTCTCACCGCGCCGGGCGTGGAGGTGGATTTTTATTCCCGCTGCTTTTATCCAAAACACAACATTCCGGAAGATCCAGTCACCGGTTCTGCCCATTGCGTATTGACCCCCTTCTGGACTGAACGTTTGCAAAAACAAAGCCTTAAGGCGGTGCAGGGCTCATTTCGCAAAGGGGAATTGAGCTGTGAAATGCAGAATGAGCGAGTCTATATTTCCGGAAACTGCCGCTGGTATTCCAAAGGGCAATTGGTTATTTAG
- a CDS encoding acetate/propionate family kinase, with protein MNILTINAGSSSIKYKAYAVDHDNSNVILSGLIEGIGESTSQWHHQFRGKQSSTHRFIDHRQAFSELAEQLRLDLDEHPIHGVGHRVVHGGIDFFEPTVITPPVLKAIENLANLAPIHNPVNAQGILLAQQFYPDATHVALFDSGFHHTMPAYVHQYAIDSELTRKYPIRRYGFHGINHEYVARQMAIHLQKPLSACQFITLHLGNGASACLIKNGQSFDTTMGMTPLPGLMMGTRCGDLDPAIIFYLLDQGYTAREIDNLLNKKSGLKGIAHDNDMRRILARAQSGDNEATLAIDMYVYRIQKTIGAYLSQLDALDALIFTGGIGENAYPIRQAVLESLKPLGFHLDKALNQTTQNHLWPIHSQGHPIYVVRGDEEQLMSQKVAEILTKKA; from the coding sequence GTGAATATTTTAACCATTAATGCCGGCAGCTCTTCGATAAAATACAAGGCCTATGCAGTTGACCATGACAACAGCAATGTGATTCTCTCCGGCTTAATTGAAGGCATCGGTGAAAGCACCAGCCAATGGCATCATCAATTCCGCGGCAAACAAAGCAGCACGCACCGGTTTATCGATCACCGCCAGGCTTTTTCCGAACTCGCCGAACAACTGCGCCTCGATCTCGACGAGCATCCCATTCATGGCGTAGGCCATCGCGTCGTCCATGGCGGTATTGATTTTTTTGAACCGACTGTGATTACCCCCCCGGTATTGAAGGCCATTGAAAATCTTGCCAATTTAGCCCCCATTCATAATCCGGTGAATGCCCAGGGCATTCTTCTGGCACAGCAATTTTACCCCGATGCCACCCATGTCGCTCTTTTTGACAGCGGTTTTCACCACACCATGCCCGCCTACGTGCATCAATATGCCATTGACAGTGAGCTCACCAGAAAATACCCCATCAGGCGGTATGGCTTCCATGGCATTAACCATGAGTACGTCGCCAGACAAATGGCGATTCACTTACAGAAACCATTGAGTGCCTGTCAGTTCATTACCCTGCATCTCGGGAACGGCGCCAGTGCCTGTTTAATTAAAAACGGCCAATCGTTTGACACCACCATGGGCATGACCCCCCTGCCGGGTCTCATGATGGGCACCCGCTGCGGCGACCTTGATCCGGCCATTATTTTCTACCTGCTTGACCAGGGGTACACTGCCCGGGAAATTGATAATTTGCTCAATAAAAAGAGCGGACTTAAAGGCATCGCCCACGACAATGACATGCGGCGAATTTTGGCGCGCGCGCAGTCGGGGGATAACGAGGCAACGCTTGCAATTGACATGTATGTGTACCGAATTCAAAAAACCATCGGTGCTTACCTGAGCCAGCTTGACGCACTGGATGCGCTTATTTTTACCGGCGGCATTGGTGAGAATGCCTATCCTATCCGCCAGGCTGTGCTGGAATCACTGAAGCCCCTGGGTTTTCATCTCGACAAGGCGCTGAATCAAACCACACAGAACCACCTGTGGCCTATTCATTCACAAGGCCATCCAATCTATGTCGTTCGCGGTGACGAAGAGCAATTGATGTCGCAAAAAGTGGCCGAAATACTGACAAAAAAAGCTTAA
- a CDS encoding peptide MFS transporter produces the protein MSITDSNKSAWNNLPDGIVALFFIQIFSTLSFSVLYSTLVLYITGKLGLSPRLANSITGVFVAFNYALHLLGGYWGGRFFSYRSLFSLGMIAQIIGCILLATVNQDFLYVGLAAFLTGCGLNVTCINCMLTQRFKPADTRRESAFLFNYAGMNIGFFIGFSLSGYFQLSHNYQRLFLLSCLGNLLALLICLYYWHTLSDNNSPYSRLDKPARRRASLMGIVMVLVLPLVLSQLLHYAEFANKLVLVTGVAMLILACVLARQQSTQKAREKIHAFALLMVVGTVFWMLFQIGPMGLTHFIAHNVQRDWMLMTIPPQWFQNINTICIVVGGPLMSLALNRLRARGVNVNIPTQFALALLLIGLAFVLLPAGIARAAQDGLVSPGWVVLSFVLQSVGELLISPVGYAMIGALAPSSLQGGMMGMWMLTSGVGATLSSYSSNWMTAGMDSTDPVLTNAGYSHVFLCLGLFAIASGIVLFILVPVLKRWMSEEPSVALEKGNYATI, from the coding sequence ATGTCGATTACGGATAGTAATAAATCAGCATGGAATAATTTACCGGATGGGATTGTTGCATTGTTTTTTATTCAGATCTTTTCGACTTTAAGCTTTAGCGTACTCTATTCAACCCTGGTGCTGTACATTACGGGCAAGCTCGGGTTGTCTCCGCGCCTGGCCAATAGCATTACCGGAGTATTTGTCGCCTTCAACTATGCGTTACATCTGCTTGGCGGGTATTGGGGTGGGCGTTTCTTTTCTTATCGCTCCCTGTTCAGCCTGGGGATGATTGCACAAATCATCGGCTGCATTCTGCTTGCCACGGTCAATCAGGATTTTCTCTATGTCGGCCTCGCGGCCTTCTTAACCGGTTGTGGCCTCAACGTCACGTGCATTAACTGCATGTTGACTCAGCGCTTTAAACCCGCTGATACCCGCCGTGAATCCGCGTTTTTATTCAATTATGCGGGTATGAACATCGGCTTTTTTATCGGTTTCAGCTTAAGCGGGTATTTTCAACTCTCTCACAATTACCAGCGTTTATTCTTGTTAAGCTGTCTGGGTAATTTGCTGGCCCTGCTCATCTGCCTTTATTATTGGCATACCCTGTCTGACAACAACTCACCCTACAGTCGTCTCGATAAACCGGCACGGCGGCGGGCTTCGTTGATGGGTATTGTGATGGTATTAGTGCTGCCTCTGGTGTTAAGCCAGCTTCTGCACTACGCGGAATTTGCCAATAAACTGGTGCTGGTCACCGGTGTTGCCATGTTAATCCTTGCCTGTGTCCTCGCGCGCCAGCAAAGCACGCAGAAAGCACGGGAAAAAATCCATGCGTTTGCGCTGCTCATGGTGGTGGGAACCGTCTTCTGGATGCTGTTTCAGATAGGTCCCATGGGGCTGACCCATTTCATTGCCCACAACGTGCAGCGTGACTGGATGCTAATGACCATTCCGCCGCAGTGGTTTCAAAACATCAATACGATCTGCATTGTGGTAGGCGGACCTTTGATGAGTTTAGCCTTAAATCGGCTGCGCGCCCGTGGAGTCAATGTCAATATCCCCACTCAATTTGCGCTGGCATTGCTGCTGATTGGATTGGCGTTTGTGCTGCTGCCGGCAGGAATCGCTAGAGCCGCTCAGGATGGCCTGGTGTCGCCTGGCTGGGTGGTTTTAAGTTTTGTATTGCAAAGTGTGGGTGAGTTGTTAATATCGCCTGTCGGCTATGCCATGATCGGTGCATTGGCCCCAAGCTCCCTTCAGGGCGGCATGATGGGGATGTGGATGCTGACCTCTGGTGTGGGCGCGACGCTGTCAAGTTATAGCTCCAACTGGATGACTGCGGGAATGGACAGCACCGATCCCGTGCTAACCAATGCGGGGTATAGCCATGTGTTCCTCTGCCTTGGCCTTTTTGCCATCGCGTCGGGGATCGTCCTGTTCATTCTCGTTCCGGTTCTTAAACGCTGGATGAGCGAGGAGCCTTCTGTGGCGCTGGAAAAAGGCAATTACGCAACAATTTAA
- the mnmC gene encoding bifunctional tRNA (5-methylaminomethyl-2-thiouridine)(34)-methyltransferase MnmD/FAD-dependent 5-carboxymethylaminomethyl-2-thiouridine(34) oxidoreductase MnmC encodes MSSPFTVIQTADLEWREGLPYSPAFDDVYFSREDGFAEKQYVFIEGNRLRERLTRLHEQENPRFTIAETGFGTGLNFLLTWQFWQNHAPENARLFYFSCEKFPLKKDDLAACLQLWPPLQACSQQLLDEYPVLTPGFHRLTFEQGRIHLILMLGEAQHCFDELLLSGDKELDRVFSHTAVDAWYLDGFSPCKNERMWTHSLFQTMALLSRPGTTVATYSAAAQVKTGLEASGFILTKKAGYGKKRHMLTAELSEARQSKRRRQTPWFYTPGITGQKKAIIVGAGLAGCFCAHALSRRGWQVQLFDEAPQAAAGASGNERAVVYPRLSAYRSPLTEFMLAAFLYAQAFYKRVVGRAIEGDMQGILQLACTPRELNAQQSMQDWLLAYPQLARPMSAAAASELAGLSVAFSGLYIPLSGWLNSRELCHYLLQQSPQVQWFGQTTVTDLQAEGGQWYVNGQKGDVVIITSGFRANQFAQTAGLPIKPIGGQISFVQAEKESARLTLPLCGEGHVLPAKNNLHALGATYHLNQQRVLCRSEDDWVNVQKISPMASELQFHRDAVASSWAGVRGATPDYLPLVGAVPVEERFLECYADLNSHAERWIKGPPPVYPGLYVCAGFGSRGLTTIPLSAEWLAGQISGEPGFMSRSMMKAVSPSRFLLRRIIRSRQVQADE; translated from the coding sequence TTGAGTAGTCCCTTTACTGTAATTCAGACGGCAGACCTGGAGTGGCGTGAAGGTCTGCCTTATTCGCCTGCATTTGATGATGTGTATTTTTCCCGCGAAGACGGTTTTGCGGAAAAGCAGTACGTTTTCATCGAAGGCAACCGCCTCAGAGAGCGTTTAACCCGTCTGCATGAGCAGGAGAATCCCCGGTTTACTATTGCCGAAACGGGGTTTGGTACGGGCCTTAATTTCCTGTTAACCTGGCAATTCTGGCAAAATCACGCCCCCGAAAACGCGCGTTTATTCTATTTCAGTTGTGAAAAATTTCCGTTAAAGAAAGATGATTTAGCGGCGTGCCTGCAATTATGGCCGCCCCTGCAAGCGTGTTCACAGCAACTTCTTGACGAATATCCCGTTCTGACGCCGGGGTTTCATCGCTTGACCTTTGAGCAGGGACGCATTCATTTAATCCTGATGCTGGGTGAGGCTCAACACTGTTTTGATGAATTACTCCTGTCAGGCGACAAGGAATTGGATCGGGTCTTTTCCCATACCGCCGTGGACGCCTGGTATCTCGATGGTTTTTCACCCTGTAAAAACGAACGCATGTGGACCCACTCCCTGTTTCAAACCATGGCACTGCTATCCCGGCCGGGCACGACAGTGGCCACCTATTCTGCCGCCGCTCAGGTTAAAACAGGACTTGAGGCTTCGGGCTTTATCCTGACGAAAAAAGCAGGCTACGGCAAAAAGCGCCACATGCTCACCGCTGAACTGTCAGAGGCAAGGCAATCCAAACGCAGGCGGCAGACGCCCTGGTTTTATACACCAGGTATCACGGGTCAAAAGAAAGCCATCATTGTCGGCGCAGGCCTGGCTGGGTGTTTCTGCGCTCATGCGTTAAGCCGGCGGGGCTGGCAGGTTCAATTGTTTGACGAGGCGCCGCAGGCGGCGGCCGGGGCATCGGGCAATGAGCGTGCCGTCGTGTACCCTAGACTGTCAGCCTACCGCTCACCCTTAACCGAATTCATGCTTGCGGCTTTTCTCTATGCGCAGGCTTTTTATAAACGGGTAGTCGGGCGGGCGATTGAAGGGGACATGCAGGGTATTTTGCAATTGGCCTGCACTCCCCGGGAATTAAACGCGCAGCAGAGCATGCAGGATTGGCTGCTTGCCTACCCGCAATTGGCAAGGCCGATGTCAGCGGCAGCGGCTTCTGAACTGGCAGGACTCAGCGTGGCGTTTTCCGGTCTGTACATCCCGCTCTCGGGATGGCTTAACAGCCGTGAATTATGCCATTACCTGTTGCAGCAATCGCCGCAGGTGCAGTGGTTTGGACAGACGACAGTCACTGACCTACAGGCTGAGGGCGGTCAGTGGTATGTCAATGGCCAGAAGGGGGATGTTGTCATTATTACGTCGGGTTTTCGAGCCAATCAATTCGCCCAGACTGCGGGTTTGCCCATCAAACCCATTGGCGGACAAATCAGTTTCGTGCAGGCCGAGAAGGAGAGTGCCAGACTGACATTACCCTTGTGTGGCGAGGGGCATGTGCTTCCGGCGAAAAACAATCTGCACGCCTTAGGCGCCACCTATCATTTAAACCAGCAACGCGTCCTTTGCCGCTCTGAAGATGATTGGGTCAATGTGCAGAAAATCAGTCCCATGGCTTCCGAGCTTCAATTTCATCGTGACGCTGTTGCCAGCAGCTGGGCAGGTGTCAGAGGCGCAACGCCGGATTACCTTCCTCTGGTCGGTGCAGTCCCGGTTGAAGAGCGTTTTTTAGAGTGCTATGCGGACTTGAACAGCCATGCCGAACGCTGGATTAAGGGGCCGCCCCCGGTGTATCCTGGACTGTATGTCTGCGCTGGTTTTGGTTCGCGGGGATTAACGACTATTCCCCTCAGTGCCGAATGGCTTGCCGGGCAAATCAGTGGCGAGCCTGGTTTTATGTCAAGAAGCATGATGAAAGCCGTTTCGCCGTCACGCTTTTTATTACGGCGAATTATTCGTTCCCGTCAGGTGCAGGCAGACGAATAA
- the prpB gene encoding methylisocitrate lyase — MSSCPSGRQFRKLVREQAPLQVMGTINAYSAMLAKQAGCQAIYLSGAGVANASYGLPDLGMTNLSEVLDDARRITDACDLPLLVDVDTGWGHAFNIARTVKLMEKTGVAAIHIEDQVLAKRCGHRPNKAIVSQQEMADRIKAAVDARRSDDFVIMARTDAYAVEGMAAAVDRALRCVELGADMIFPEAMTQLEEYREFAEQVKVPVLANITEFGKTPLFTRQELADAGVGLILYPLSAFRAMAYAALKVYTTVVQEGTQRDLLDIMQTRSDLYDVLGYHDYEKKLDELMEGEHGQ, encoded by the coding sequence GTGTCGTCATGTCCTTCAGGGAGACAGTTTCGAAAACTAGTCAGGGAACAAGCGCCTTTGCAGGTAATGGGAACCATCAATGCCTATAGTGCCATGCTGGCGAAGCAGGCTGGGTGTCAGGCCATCTATCTTTCCGGTGCCGGGGTGGCCAATGCCTCTTATGGTCTGCCCGATTTGGGAATGACCAACTTAAGCGAAGTGCTTGATGATGCACGCCGTATTACCGATGCCTGCGATTTGCCGCTACTGGTTGATGTAGATACCGGCTGGGGGCATGCTTTCAATATTGCCAGAACAGTCAAACTGATGGAAAAAACCGGCGTTGCCGCCATTCATATCGAAGACCAGGTTCTTGCCAAGCGCTGCGGCCATCGACCCAATAAAGCCATTGTTTCCCAGCAGGAAATGGCGGATCGAATTAAAGCCGCTGTTGATGCGCGTCGCAGTGATGATTTTGTCATCATGGCGCGGACGGATGCCTATGCTGTCGAAGGGATGGCGGCGGCGGTCGACAGGGCGCTGCGTTGTGTGGAACTCGGTGCGGACATGATTTTTCCTGAAGCCATGACCCAACTGGAAGAATACCGTGAATTTGCTGAGCAGGTGAAAGTGCCTGTGTTGGCCAACATCACCGAATTTGGTAAAACTCCCTTGTTTACGCGTCAGGAATTGGCGGATGCCGGGGTAGGTCTAATTCTTTACCCCTTAAGCGCGTTTCGTGCCATGGCTTACGCGGCGTTAAAAGTCTACACGACCGTGGTGCAGGAAGGGACACAGCGTGATTTGCTGGATATCATGCAGACGCGTAGCGATCTGTATGATGTTCTGGGCTATCACGATTATGAAAAAAAACTGGATGAATTAATGGAGGGAGAGCATGGTCAATAG
- a CDS encoding TerC family protein yields MDVVDIIVSLSALIILEIVLGIDNLVFLSILTEKLPAEKRRKARRWGLTFAWVTRLMLLASAVWLVKLTRPFIQVGSFGFSGRDLFLFAGGAFLIAKATQEIHHEVGEEPTSKVLSGKGAATFRAVVIQVAVMDIIFSLDSVLTAIGLTTRFWVMATAITCAILVMIYASEPVSRFIEKHPTVKMLALSFLILIGMVLVADSFSFHIPRAYVYFAMAFSLGVEMLNLLRGARRNRKKS; encoded by the coding sequence ATGGATGTTGTTGATATCATCGTCAGCCTATCAGCGCTGATTATCCTGGAAATAGTGCTTGGAATCGATAACCTGGTGTTCTTGTCGATTCTGACTGAAAAATTGCCGGCTGAAAAGCGCCGTAAGGCCAGGCGTTGGGGCTTAACGTTTGCCTGGGTTACCCGATTAATGCTCCTGGCTTCTGCTGTGTGGCTGGTTAAATTAACCCGCCCCTTTATTCAAGTGGGCTCGTTTGGGTTTTCAGGCCGTGATTTATTTTTATTCGCTGGAGGCGCGTTTTTAATAGCCAAGGCGACTCAGGAAATTCACCATGAAGTTGGGGAGGAGCCGACGTCAAAAGTGCTTAGCGGCAAGGGTGCGGCCACGTTTAGAGCCGTGGTTATTCAGGTGGCGGTCATGGATATTATTTTTTCACTCGACAGCGTGCTGACGGCCATTGGCTTGACAACGCGCTTCTGGGTGATGGCAACGGCCATTACCTGCGCGATTTTAGTGATGATCTACGCCAGTGAGCCTGTAAGCCGATTTATTGAAAAACACCCCACAGTGAAAATGCTGGCGTTGAGTTTCCTGATTTTAATCGGGATGGTGCTGGTGGCTGACAGCTTTTCTTTCCATATCCCCCGCGCCTATGTTTATTTTGCCATGGCCTTTTCGTTGGGTGTGGAAATGCTCAATTTGCTGCGAGGTGCTCGCCGCAATCGCAAAAAGTCATAG
- a CDS encoding rubredoxin translates to MQEYKRYICVICGFIYDEAEGWPEDGIEPGTRWEEVPENWFCPDCGAGKEDFEMIEIE, encoded by the coding sequence ATGCAAGAATACAAGCGCTATATCTGCGTGATCTGCGGATTTATTTACGATGAGGCGGAAGGCTGGCCGGAAGACGGCATCGAGCCCGGAACCCGCTGGGAAGAAGTTCCTGAAAACTGGTTTTGTCCGGATTGCGGTGCCGGGAAAGAAGATTTTGAAATGATCGAGATCGAATAA
- the pta gene encoding phosphate acetyltransferase, with product MQRKIYFTGIEKRCGKSFVSLGLLASLKEQCPDLRCYKLFSEADNSQIPLLKDLSQSQLNPLMDVNQGILMMRNQPDDLLSQVFEATQCTEKTKISYFEGTDFESDNDAFEFQFNLTLASQLNCDLIVVVSARERTLEHTFSLLNTTLEAARKQHANLVGIIINRVAHADENDYQERLLAEFGHLALTTVIPEFDALANPTVQDVAQKLNADVICGKDELLRPVKQMTIAAKTVGNFLESRLDRNGMLIITPSDRVDILLGSLLADQSANYPKIAGIVLTGGEMPGSVLCEIIAGLERPFPVLLTQCKTYETATTLYSAKFSLNQDNPGKVADTIIALKPFLYEPVINLLQHQSLPNRLSPAVFLYELIRRAKQAKRHIVLPEGDEPRILIAADHLLKRNVVKITLLGNPDKIHLLAKRMDLTLPNVQIIDVETSLQREQFAHAYYELRKHKNVNLPIALERMSDVNYFAAMMVYTNQADGMVSGAVHTTADTVRPALEIIKTKLGVTKVSSIFIMCMPSRVLIYGDCAINPEPDSITLAEIALQAVNIAKQLGIEPKVALLSYSSGSSGKGNSVEKVAKAMALVKQQQPELLAEGPIQYDAAVDPEVARKKLPDSRLAGDANVLIFPDLNTGNNTYKAVQRESGALAIGPVLLGLNKPVNDLSRGCTPQDIINTILVTAIQVEGDSA from the coding sequence ATGCAGAGAAAAATCTATTTTACTGGCATCGAAAAACGGTGCGGCAAATCGTTTGTTTCCCTTGGGCTCCTGGCAAGCCTCAAGGAGCAATGCCCCGATCTACGTTGCTACAAACTCTTTTCTGAGGCGGATAATTCCCAGATTCCTCTGCTTAAAGACCTCTCGCAATCCCAACTGAATCCGCTGATGGATGTGAATCAGGGGATTTTGATGATGCGGAATCAGCCCGACGATTTGCTGTCTCAGGTTTTTGAAGCCACTCAATGCACTGAGAAGACCAAAATCAGCTATTTTGAAGGAACCGATTTCGAAAGCGACAATGATGCGTTTGAGTTTCAATTCAATCTCACCCTGGCTTCACAGCTGAATTGTGATTTGATCGTGGTGGTATCCGCCCGTGAACGGACGCTTGAGCATACTTTTTCTCTATTGAATACCACCCTTGAAGCCGCCCGGAAACAACATGCCAACCTGGTCGGCATTATTATTAACCGCGTCGCGCACGCGGACGAAAACGATTATCAGGAACGGTTGCTGGCCGAATTCGGCCACCTGGCGTTAACCACTGTTATTCCTGAGTTTGATGCCCTGGCCAATCCGACCGTCCAGGATGTCGCGCAAAAACTAAACGCCGACGTCATTTGCGGCAAGGATGAGCTGCTTAGACCCGTAAAACAGATGACCATCGCCGCTAAAACCGTGGGTAACTTCCTGGAGTCGCGGCTGGATCGCAATGGCATGCTTATCATTACACCGTCGGATCGGGTGGATATTCTGCTGGGCTCGCTGCTGGCCGATCAATCCGCCAATTACCCTAAAATTGCCGGGATTGTGTTAACCGGCGGCGAAATGCCGGGCAGCGTGCTTTGTGAAATTATCGCCGGTCTTGAACGCCCGTTCCCGGTGTTATTAACGCAATGCAAAACCTATGAAACCGCAACAACGCTTTATTCCGCCAAATTCAGCTTAAATCAGGACAATCCCGGCAAGGTTGCCGACACCATCATTGCCCTTAAGCCGTTTTTATACGAACCCGTTATCAACCTGTTGCAACACCAATCCCTACCCAACCGCCTCTCGCCGGCTGTTTTTCTTTACGAATTAATACGCAGAGCCAAACAGGCCAAAAGGCACATTGTGCTGCCGGAAGGCGACGAACCCCGCATTTTGATTGCAGCAGACCATTTGTTGAAACGAAACGTGGTAAAAATTACTCTGCTCGGTAATCCGGATAAAATTCATCTGTTAGCCAAACGCATGGATCTGACCTTACCCAATGTCCAGATCATCGATGTGGAAACCAGTCTTCAGCGTGAGCAATTTGCCCATGCCTACTATGAGTTGCGCAAGCACAAAAATGTCAATTTACCCATCGCTCTGGAACGAATGAGTGATGTCAATTATTTTGCCGCCATGATGGTGTATACCAATCAGGCGGATGGCATGGTCTCCGGAGCAGTGCATACCACCGCCGATACGGTCAGGCCAGCCCTGGAAATTATTAAAACCAAGCTGGGTGTGACCAAAGTCTCTTCCATCTTCATCATGTGCATGCCGTCCCGGGTGCTCATCTATGGGGATTGCGCCATTAATCCTGAACCTGACAGCATTACTCTGGCGGAGATTGCCTTACAAGCGGTCAATATTGCCAAACAATTGGGCATTGAACCGAAAGTCGCCCTGCTGTCTTACTCTTCAGGCAGTTCAGGCAAAGGCAACAGTGTTGAGAAGGTGGCCAAAGCCATGGCGCTGGTAAAACAACAACAGCCTGAATTATTGGCTGAGGGCCCCATTCAATACGATGCCGCCGTGGATCCCGAGGTAGCCCGTAAAAAACTCCCCGATTCCCGCCTGGCCGGGGATGCGAACGTCCTTATTTTTCCTGATTTAAATACCGGCAACAATACCTACAAAGCCGTCCAGCGCGAAAGCGGTGCTCTGGCAATCGGCCCGGTCCTGTTAGGATTAAACAAACCAGTCAATGATCTAAGCCGCGGCTGTACGCCTCAGGACATCATCAACACCATTCTGGTCACCGCCATTCAGGTTGAAGGAGACTCTGCGTGA